The Solidesulfovibrio fructosivorans JJ] genome includes the window GCGCCCGGTCGCGTTCTCGGCCCTGGGCACGGCCGTGGCCGCCGCCGTGTCCACGGCCCTGGCCGAACTTTTGGGCGGGGCCATCGCGTTGCGCATGCTCTTCGGCCTGCCGCTGGCCCTCGGCACGCTGCTGACCCTCGTCGTCGTGCTGTGGATGCTTTTCTCCAAATCCTACCGCCACCTCGAACGCTACATCATCGGCTTCGTGTCGCTGATCGGGCTGTCGTTTATTTTCGAGTTGTCGCTCGTGCATCTCGACTGGGGCGCGGCGGTGACCGGCTGGCTGGCGCCCACCCTGCCGAACGGGTCCCTGCCCATCGTCATGAGCGTGCTCGGCGCGGTGGTCATGCCCCACAACCTCTTTTTGCACTCGGAAGTCATCCAGAGCCGGCAGTGGAACCTGGACAAGCCGGAAATGATCCGCCGCCAGCTCAAATACGAGTACCTGGACACGCTTTTTTCCATGCTGGTCGGGTTTTGCATCAACAGCGCCATGATCCTGCTCGCGGCGGCGGTGTTTTTCACCCATGGCACTTCGGTCGGCGAACTGGAGCAGGCCCAGTCCCTGCTCAAGCCGCTTCTAGGCCCGTCGGCCGGGATCATCTTCGCCATAAGCCTGCTGCTGGCCGGCGTGGCCTCGTCGGTGACGGCCGGCATGGCCGGTGGCAGCATCTTCGCCGGCATCTTCGGCGAGCCCTACGACATCCGCGACAGCCACTCGCGCCTGGGCGTGGTCATCACCCTGGTCGGCGCGGCCGTGGCCATCCTGTTCGTGGGCGACCCGTTAAAGGGGCTCATCTGGTCCCAGATCGCCCTGTCCATCCAGTTGCCCATCACCATCCTGCTGCAAATCGGCCTGACCTCGCGGCGTTCGGTCATGGGCGAATACGCCAACCGGCCCTTCACCAACGCCGTCCTGATCCTGGTGGCGGCGGTGGTCATCGCCCTCAACATCATGCTGCTCGTCGAGACCCTGGGCTGATCCCATCCCCCGCCATGAGGCGGCCCGCCAATACAAAACGCCGCCGTCCGGACACGTCTGGCGTATCCGGGCGGCGGCGCTTTCCCCTCGCAAAAAGCGACAGCCGTTACTTCTTGGCTTTCTTGGCCTTCTTGTGGCTCTTTTTGACCTTGACCGGGGCGGCCTTGTCCGGGCCGGGATAGTTGACGACCATGCCGCCGAGCTTCATGCACTCATTGACCGAGGCCGTCATCGCGGTCTGACCGCCCACGTTGCACTCCCACTTGGGAGCGGCGGCCTTCTTGTGGACCTTGCCCTTTTTGGCGAAAGCCGGAGCGGCGGACAGAGCCAGGGTAAGCGCGGCAGCCAAAACAATGATCTTTTTCATGGGGACCCTCCTCGAACGGATCTTTTTTCACGTAACTATAACGGCCCGTGTGGGAGTGCAAGCAAGGCGGCGCGCTTTGGCAAACACCATCCGCCGTTTCCGGAAAAAGCGGCCCCAAGAAGACGCACGGTACGCAAGCAGCATAAAGGCGCATCGCCTTTTACAGAAAAAATACCGCGAGAAATC containing:
- a CDS encoding Nramp family divalent metal transporter, translating into MHPLQRLTRAIGDMAHFRDRVRPRLTALEIFKYVGPGLLVTVGFIDPGNWASNVAAGSDFGYHLLWMVTLSTIMLIVLQHNAAHLGIATGLCLSEAAVKHMPRPVAFSALGTAVAAAVSTALAELLGGAIALRMLFGLPLALGTLLTLVVVLWMLFSKSYRHLERYIIGFVSLIGLSFIFELSLVHLDWGAAVTGWLAPTLPNGSLPIVMSVLGAVVMPHNLFLHSEVIQSRQWNLDKPEMIRRQLKYEYLDTLFSMLVGFCINSAMILLAAAVFFTHGTSVGELEQAQSLLKPLLGPSAGIIFAISLLLAGVASSVTAGMAGGSIFAGIFGEPYDIRDSHSRLGVVITLVGAAVAILFVGDPLKGLIWSQIALSIQLPITILLQIGLTSRRSVMGEYANRPFTNAVLILVAAVVIALNIMLLVETLG